A window of Polaribacter litorisediminis contains these coding sequences:
- the nadD gene encoding nicotinate (nicotinamide) nucleotide adenylyltransferase, with protein MSKIGLYFGTFNPIHVGHLIIANYMVENSDLDEIWMVVTPHNPFKKKSSLLENHHRFELVYRATESYKKIKPSDIEFKLPQPNYTVYTLAHLTEVYPEKEFCLIMGEDNLKSFHKWKNYETILEHHHIYVYPRIAAGTISHQFKNHPKIHPINAPIIEISSTMIRNGIKNKKNIRPMLTKEVWEYIDEMNFYKK; from the coding sequence ATGAGTAAAATAGGATTATACTTTGGTACGTTTAACCCAATTCACGTGGGCCATTTAATTATTGCTAATTATATGGTAGAAAATTCAGATTTAGATGAAATTTGGATGGTGGTTACGCCTCATAATCCTTTTAAGAAAAAGAGCTCACTATTAGAAAATCATCATCGTTTTGAATTGGTGTACAGAGCTACAGAAAGTTATAAAAAAATTAAACCCTCCGATATTGAGTTTAAATTGCCACAACCTAATTATACGGTGTATACTTTGGCTCATCTAACCGAAGTATATCCAGAGAAAGAGTTTTGCCTCATTATGGGCGAAGACAATTTAAAAAGTTTTCATAAATGGAAAAATTATGAAACTATTTTAGAGCATCATCATATATATGTATATCCTAGAATTGCAGCAGGAACCATATCCCATCAATTTAAAAATCACCCAAAAATTCATCCAATTAATGCGCCTATTATAGAGATTTCATCCACTATGATTAGAAACGGAATTAAAAATAAAAAGAACATACGGCCCATGTTAACCAAAGAAGTTTGGGAATATATCGATGAGATGAATTTTTATAAAAAATAG
- a CDS encoding M23 family metallopeptidase yields the protein MKKTQKKKGKLKQKLTDKYRLVVLNEDTFEERFSLKLSVLNIFVLGGVLSFLLILITTFIITFTPIKEFIPGYSSTDLKIKATKLALKTDSLKRKLDLMHDYTKALQPILTGEIKATIIDSIPIDSEKNIIKDSLLNASREDSIFREKIDSQDRFPIQNNGSSNVKIVFFAPLTGVISQDFDAKTKHLAVDIVAKKNAPVKATADGTVIFSGWTTETGNVIILKHAYNYISVYKHNGNLLKQQGDFVKSGEVIASVGSTGEFSTGPHLHFELWSDGYAVNPTNLIDFK from the coding sequence TTGAAAAAAACACAGAAGAAAAAAGGAAAACTAAAACAGAAACTAACTGACAAATACAGATTAGTTGTTTTGAATGAAGATACTTTCGAAGAGCGTTTTTCATTAAAACTCTCTGTCTTAAATATTTTTGTTTTAGGAGGTGTCCTTTCTTTTTTATTGATTTTAATAACAACTTTTATCATCACGTTTACACCGATTAAAGAATTTATACCCGGGTATTCATCGACAGATTTAAAAATAAAAGCTACAAAACTGGCATTAAAAACGGACTCTTTAAAAAGAAAGTTAGATTTAATGCACGATTATACAAAAGCTTTACAACCTATTTTAACAGGAGAAATAAAAGCGACCATTATTGATTCTATTCCCATAGATTCTGAAAAAAATATCATAAAAGATAGTTTATTAAATGCCTCTCGAGAAGATTCAATTTTTAGAGAAAAGATAGATAGTCAAGATCGTTTTCCTATTCAAAATAATGGATCTAGCAATGTAAAAATTGTCTTTTTTGCTCCTTTAACAGGTGTAATTTCTCAAGATTTTGATGCAAAAACAAAGCATTTAGCCGTAGATATTGTTGCTAAAAAAAATGCGCCCGTAAAAGCAACTGCAGATGGCACTGTTATTTTTTCTGGCTGGACCACAGAAACAGGAAATGTCATTATTTTAAAACATGCTTACAACTATATTTCTGTTTATAAACACAACGGCAACCTACTAAAACAACAAGGAGATTTTGTAAAATCTGGCGAAGTAATTGCTAGTGTTGGGTCTACCGGAGAGTTCAGTACGGGACCACATTTACATTTTGAACTTTGGAGTGATGGTTATGCCGTAAATCCTACAAATTTGATTGATTTTAAATAA
- a CDS encoding GH3 auxin-responsive promoter family protein, which translates to MSIKSFFAIPFAKIATARVYQWAKNPHKTQDKVFKNLINKAKNTAFGKDHDFKNISTYADFKNRVKVTDYEGLRPYVERMVAGESDVLWTGKPLYFAKTSGTTSGAKYIPITKESMPTHIKAARNALLFYIKEKNDASFVDGKMIFLQGSPILEDKNGVKLGRLSGIVAHYVPKYLLKNRLPSWETNCIEDWDTKVNAIVEETVHENLSVISGIPSWVQMYFEKLIEKTGKSISEIFPNFNFFIYGGVNFEPYKNKFESLIGKKIDYIELYPASEGFIAYQDSQTEKGMLLQLNSGIFYEFIPAKEFYDENPTRISLIDVKIGVNYVIILNTTAGLWGYNIGDTVEFTSTEPYRIKVTGRIKHFISAFGEHVIGKEVEKALNNAISGTNINISEFTVAPQVNPENGLPYHEWFIEFTNEPKNLEEFSTKIDASMQTQNIYYYDLIVGKVLRPLVIRKVKKGGFHEYMKSIGKFGGQNKIPQLSDNRKIADVLKSFLKDS; encoded by the coding sequence ATGAGTATAAAATCTTTTTTCGCGATTCCGTTTGCCAAAATTGCTACTGCCCGCGTTTATCAATGGGCAAAAAATCCGCATAAAACACAAGATAAAGTTTTTAAAAACTTAATAAACAAAGCTAAAAACACTGCTTTTGGTAAAGACCATGATTTTAAAAATATTAGTACGTATGCTGATTTTAAAAATCGTGTAAAAGTTACTGATTACGAAGGATTAAGACCCTATGTAGAGCGAATGGTTGCTGGTGAATCTGATGTTCTTTGGACAGGGAAACCCTTGTATTTCGCTAAAACCTCGGGGACCACTTCTGGCGCAAAATATATTCCGATTACAAAAGAATCGATGCCAACGCATATCAAAGCGGCTAGAAATGCGCTATTATTCTATATCAAAGAAAAAAATGATGCAAGTTTTGTAGACGGAAAAATGATTTTTTTACAAGGGAGCCCAATTTTAGAAGATAAAAACGGCGTAAAACTAGGCCGATTAAGTGGTATTGTAGCGCATTATGTACCAAAATATTTATTAAAAAATAGATTACCAAGTTGGGAAACCAATTGTATTGAAGATTGGGATACCAAAGTAAATGCTATTGTAGAAGAAACTGTACATGAAAATTTATCTGTCATTAGCGGAATTCCGTCTTGGGTACAAATGTATTTTGAAAAATTGATTGAAAAAACGGGAAAATCCATTTCAGAAATCTTTCCAAATTTTAATTTCTTTATCTACGGAGGCGTAAATTTTGAACCTTATAAAAATAAGTTTGAATCTTTGATTGGTAAAAAGATAGATTATATAGAATTGTATCCTGCCTCTGAAGGATTTATTGCCTACCAAGATTCACAAACAGAAAAAGGAATGTTACTGCAATTAAACTCTGGCATTTTCTATGAATTTATTCCTGCAAAAGAATTTTACGATGAAAACCCTACAAGAATTTCTTTAATAGATGTAAAAATAGGGGTAAATTATGTAATTATTTTAAACACAACTGCCGGACTTTGGGGCTATAATATTGGCGATACAGTAGAATTTACATCTACAGAACCTTACCGAATTAAAGTTACTGGTAGAATAAAACATTTTATATCCGCCTTTGGCGAACATGTTATTGGCAAAGAAGTAGAAAAAGCTCTAAATAACGCTATATCAGGGACCAATATCAATATAAGTGAGTTTACGGTGGCGCCTCAAGTAAATCCAGAAAATGGTTTACCGTACCACGAATGGTTTATAGAATTTACCAACGAACCAAAAAATTTAGAAGAATTTTCGACTAAAATTGATGCTTCTATGCAAACCCAAAATATTTATTATTACGATTTAATTGTGGGTAAAGTGCTACGCCCTTTAGTCATTAGAAAAGTAAAAAAAGGAGGTTTTCATGAGTATATGAAATCCATTGGAAAATTTGGAGGGCAGAATAAAATTCCACAATTATCTGATAACCGAAAAATTGCAGATGTTTTAAAAAGTTTTTTGAAAGATTCATAA
- a CDS encoding 6-pyruvoyl trahydropterin synthase family protein — MSTIRITKQFNFETGHALYGYDGKCKNVHGHSYKLSVTVSGKPIKDTTNVKFGMVIDFGDLKKIVNEEIVDVFDHATVFNKNTPHVELAKELIDRGHDVLLVDYQPTSEMMVIDFAKKIKIRLPENIKLHAIKLQETDTSFAEWFAHEN, encoded by the coding sequence ATGAGCACAATTAGAATTACTAAACAATTTAATTTCGAAACAGGACATGCTTTATATGGTTACGACGGAAAATGTAAGAACGTTCATGGCCATTCTTACAAGCTTTCTGTAACCGTTTCTGGCAAACCCATTAAAGATACTACCAACGTAAAATTTGGGATGGTGATTGACTTTGGTGATTTAAAAAAAATTGTAAACGAAGAAATTGTAGACGTTTTTGATCATGCAACCGTTTTTAATAAAAATACACCACATGTGGAATTGGCAAAAGAACTAATAGATAGAGGTCATGATGTTTTATTAGTAGATTATCAACCCACTAGCGAAATGATGGTAATTGATTTTGCTAAGAAAATTAAAATACGATTACCAGAAAATATTAAATTACATGCTATTAAATTACAAGAAACAGACACTAGTTTTGCCGAATGGTTTGCACATGAAAACTAA
- the pth gene encoding aminoacyl-tRNA hydrolase, translated as MKKFLIVGLGNIGNAYANTRHNIGFKIVDEVANEYKVSFETEKLGDVASFRYKGRTFILLKPNTYMNLSGKAVKYWMDKEKIPIENILIVTDDLNIDFGTIRIKAKGSDGGHNGLKDIQEKLGTNKYPRFRFGVGSNYSKGRQVDYVLGEWSKEEISSLIERLPTSSKVITSFGTAGLANTMNTFNGK; from the coding sequence ATGAAAAAATTTTTAATTGTTGGGCTTGGAAATATTGGTAATGCATATGCAAACACACGCCATAATATAGGTTTTAAAATTGTTGACGAAGTTGCCAATGAATACAAGGTTTCTTTTGAAACCGAGAAATTAGGGGATGTTGCAAGTTTTCGATACAAAGGAAGAACTTTTATCCTTTTAAAACCGAATACATATATGAATTTAAGTGGAAAAGCTGTAAAATATTGGATGGATAAAGAAAAAATACCTATTGAAAATATTTTGATTGTTACAGACGATTTAAATATCGATTTTGGAACCATCAGAATTAAAGCAAAAGGCAGTGATGGTGGGCATAACGGTCTAAAAGATATTCAAGAAAAATTAGGGACAAATAAGTATCCGAGATTTCGTTTTGGAGTGGGGTCAAATTATTCTAAAGGACGGCAAGTAGACTATGTTCTCGGCGAATGGAGTAAAGAGGAAATTAGTTCTTTAATTGAACGTTTACCAACATCCTCTAAAGTAATTACCTCTTTTGGTACTGCGGGTTTAGCAAATACAATGAATACATTTAATGGAAAATAA
- a CDS encoding 50S ribosomal protein L25/general stress protein Ctc — translation MKSITIKGSKRESVGKVSTKALRNAGMVPCVIYGGETPIHFSAEEKAFKKLVYTPNVYTAILDVDGQKTAAILQDIQFHPVSDKILHVDFYQIFDDKEITMNIPVKLTGVSPGVLSGGSLRFTNRKLKVKALPANLPDFVTADISKLRIGSKLTVASIFNDAYTFMHPDNTVVVQVRTSRNATAVEEEEEETAAAE, via the coding sequence ATGAAATCAATTACAATTAAAGGATCAAAAAGAGAAAGCGTGGGCAAAGTTTCTACTAAAGCCTTACGTAATGCTGGTATGGTTCCTTGCGTTATATACGGAGGAGAAACACCAATACACTTTTCAGCAGAAGAAAAAGCGTTTAAGAAATTGGTATATACTCCAAATGTATATACTGCAATTCTTGATGTTGATGGACAAAAAACGGCAGCTATTTTACAAGACATTCAGTTTCACCCTGTTTCTGATAAGATTCTTCATGTAGATTTTTATCAAATATTTGATGATAAAGAAATTACAATGAATATTCCTGTTAAATTAACAGGTGTATCGCCTGGAGTTTTATCTGGGGGTTCTTTACGTTTTACCAATCGTAAATTAAAAGTAAAAGCGTTACCAGCTAATTTACCAGATTTCGTAACTGCAGATATTTCTAAATTAAGAATTGGAAGTAAACTAACTGTAGCATCAATATTTAATGATGCTTATACATTTATGCACCCAGACAATACAGTGGTGGTTCAAGTTAGAACTTCACGTAATGCAACGGCAGTTGAAGAAGAGGAAGAAGAAACTGCAGCAGCAGAATAA
- a CDS encoding ribose-phosphate pyrophosphokinase — protein MITSSLAPKLFACRQSTALAEKIAKEYNMPLGKVHTTYFSDGEFQPAFEESVRGRRVFIIGSTFPNADNLMEMLLMLDAAKRASARHITAVMPYFGWARQDRKDKPRVAIGAKLVANLLQSAGATRIMTMDLHADQIQGFFEKPVDHLYASTIFLPYLKNLNLENLTIASPDMGGSKRAYAYSKHLLCDVVICYKQRIKANVIGHMELIGDVKGKNVVLVDDMIDTGGTLAHAANLMMERGAISVRAICTHPILSGGAYEKIENSGLTELIVSDSIPLKKETSKIKVVSCAPLFADVMHKVQDNTSISGQFLM, from the coding sequence ATGATCACAAGCTCACTTGCCCCAAAGCTTTTTGCCTGTAGGCAAAGTACCGCTTTAGCAGAAAAAATAGCAAAAGAATACAACATGCCTTTAGGTAAAGTACATACCACTTACTTTAGTGATGGCGAGTTTCAACCAGCATTTGAAGAATCAGTTCGTGGAAGACGTGTTTTTATTATTGGTTCAACTTTTCCAAATGCAGATAATTTAATGGAAATGTTATTGATGTTAGATGCCGCAAAAAGAGCATCTGCTAGGCATATTACAGCAGTCATGCCTTATTTTGGGTGGGCAAGACAAGATAGAAAAGATAAACCAAGAGTAGCAATCGGTGCAAAATTGGTTGCTAATTTACTACAATCTGCAGGAGCTACAAGAATTATGACCATGGATTTACATGCAGATCAAATTCAAGGATTTTTTGAAAAACCAGTAGATCACTTGTATGCATCTACCATATTTTTACCCTATTTAAAAAATCTAAATCTAGAAAACTTAACAATCGCATCTCCAGATATGGGCGGTTCTAAAAGAGCCTATGCATATTCCAAACATTTATTATGTGATGTTGTTATCTGTTACAAACAAAGAATAAAAGCAAATGTAATTGGTCATATGGAGTTGATCGGAGACGTAAAAGGTAAAAATGTAGTTTTGGTAGATGACATGATAGATACCGGAGGAACTTTAGCCCATGCAGCCAATTTAATGATGGAAAGAGGCGCCATAAGCGTGCGAGCTATTTGTACGCATCCGATACTTTCTGGAGGGGCGTATGAAAAAATTGAAAACTCTGGATTAACAGAATTAATAGTTTCCGATAGTATTCCATTAAAAAAAGAGACCTCTAAAATAAAAGTTGTATCTTGCGCCCCATTATTTGCGGATGTGATGCATAAAGTACAGGACAACACCTCAATTAGTGGACAATTTTTAATGTAA
- a CDS encoding GIY-YIG nuclease family protein, which yields MYVVYAISSLNRNYIYVGLTSNVEERLKRHNDGRERTTKAYAPFKLIYLEKAANRIEARKKEKYWKSGIGKEKLRSLRDS from the coding sequence ATGTATGTAGTTTATGCTATTTCTAGTTTAAATAGAAATTACATTTATGTTGGATTAACTTCTAATGTAGAAGAAAGATTGAAAAGACATAATGACGGTAGAGAAAGAACTACTAAGGCTTATGCTCCTTTTAAATTAATTTATTTAGAGAAAGCAGCAAATAGAATAGAAGCAAGAAAAAAAGAAAAATATTGGAAATCTGGAATTGGTAAGGAAAAGTTACGATCTTTACGAGATTCTTAG
- a CDS encoding type I restriction endonuclease subunit R has protein sequence MKFTEAQLENVFIELLGKEGIPHVLGNTIARKQDEVLIKADIKNYLQNNYQKENITANEIESVIRKLQIFSASDLYESNKQIMKLVCNGFQLEREDRSKKDLYIHLLDYSERDNNVYKIVNQLEIFGYEKRIPDGILYINGLPLVVMEFKSAIRKNATLHNAYEQQTVRYRRDIPELFKYNAFCIISDGINSKMGSFFANYEFYYAWRKVLGLDKEVDGINSMYTMIQGLFNKSRLRQVIHHFIYFPDSNKHDLKIVCRYPQYYAATKLLENIKLHQKPKGDGKGGTYFGATGCGKSYTMLFLARLLMRSKHFKSPTLVIITDRTDLDDQLSGQFTNAKGFIGDNTIVSVESRKELKDLLQGRKSGGVFLTTIHKFTEDLELLTERNNVICISDEAHRSQINLDQKIKVTEYGVEKTYGFAKYLHDSLPNATYVGFTGTPIDATLSVFGDIIDSYTMTESEKDDITVRIVYEGRAAKVILESKKLYEIEDYYRVCAEEGANDYQIEESKKASANMNAVIGDPDRIKAVAEDFVKHYETRIEEGATLKGKALFVCSSRPIAFNLYQEIIALRPEWTALKAFEEGSELSEKEKKEIKPMERIKMIMTRGKDDPKEMYHLLGTKDDRKELDRQFKNEKSNFKIAIVVDMWLTGFDVPFLDTMYIDKPIQQHNLIQTISRVNRKYKTKEKGLVVDYIGFKKQMNLALKQYSALDGQNFEDIETSIVVVKDQLDLLAKLFHRFDASDYFSGIGIKQLECLNKGAEFVQLTKNLETRFMNIVKRLKAAYDICCGANEFTELQKDHIHFYVAIRSIVFKLTKGNAPDTAQMNAKVRELIKEALQSDGVEEIFKLGEDNQSEIDIFDEAYLAKIEKIKLPNTKIKLLQQLLLKAIDELKKTNKVQGIDFSKKFKSIVDKYNERKDDDILQSRVLEDFTDEIIDLYQELRKEKSSFQDMGIDFEEKAFYDILKAIAHKYDFDYPEDKLIHLAKEVKKVVDDKAKYTDWNHRDDIKAELKVDLIILLAENGYPPITKDEVYKEIFEQAENFKNHR, from the coding sequence ATGAAATTTACAGAAGCACAATTAGAAAATGTTTTTATAGAATTATTGGGTAAAGAAGGGATTCCTCATGTTTTAGGCAATACAATTGCTCGTAAACAAGATGAAGTATTGATCAAAGCAGATATCAAAAATTATTTACAGAATAATTATCAAAAAGAAAACATTACAGCGAATGAAATAGAAAGTGTAATTAGAAAATTACAAATTTTTAGTGCTTCAGATTTGTATGAGTCCAACAAACAAATTATGAAATTGGTTTGTAATGGGTTTCAATTAGAAAGAGAAGATCGTTCTAAAAAAGACCTATACATTCATCTGTTAGATTATTCTGAAAGAGATAATAACGTTTATAAAATTGTAAATCAATTAGAAATTTTCGGTTACGAAAAACGGATTCCAGATGGTATTTTATACATCAATGGTTTGCCATTAGTGGTTATGGAGTTTAAATCTGCAATTCGTAAAAATGCAACGCTACATAATGCTTACGAACAGCAAACAGTTCGATATAGAAGAGATATTCCAGAGTTATTTAAATACAATGCTTTTTGTATAATTAGCGATGGTATAAATAGTAAAATGGGTTCGTTTTTTGCGAATTATGAGTTTTATTATGCTTGGCGTAAAGTATTGGGATTAGATAAAGAAGTAGACGGCATCAATTCGATGTATACCATGATTCAAGGTTTATTTAATAAAAGCAGATTAAGGCAAGTTATTCATCATTTCATTTACTTTCCAGATAGCAATAAACACGATTTAAAAATTGTGTGTCGGTATCCACAATATTATGCAGCAACAAAATTATTAGAGAACATAAAGCTGCATCAAAAACCAAAAGGAGACGGTAAAGGAGGAACGTATTTTGGAGCAACAGGTTGTGGTAAAAGTTACACCATGTTGTTTTTGGCTCGTTTGTTAATGAGAAGTAAACATTTTAAAAGTCCAACTTTAGTAATTATAACAGATAGAACAGATTTAGATGATCAATTATCGGGGCAGTTTACAAATGCTAAAGGTTTTATTGGCGATAATACCATAGTTAGTGTAGAAAGTAGAAAAGAATTAAAAGACTTACTTCAAGGCAGAAAAAGTGGTGGTGTCTTTTTAACAACCATTCATAAATTTACAGAAGACCTTGAACTACTAACGGAACGAAACAATGTAATTTGTATTTCTGATGAAGCGCATAGAAGTCAAATTAATCTAGATCAAAAAATAAAAGTTACAGAATATGGTGTAGAGAAAACTTACGGTTTTGCTAAATATTTGCACGATTCACTACCCAATGCAACGTATGTAGGTTTTACAGGTACGCCAATTGATGCAACGTTAAGTGTCTTTGGAGATATTATAGATTCCTATACCATGACAGAATCTGAAAAAGATGATATTACGGTAAGAATCGTATATGAAGGAAGAGCCGCAAAAGTAATTTTAGAAAGTAAAAAACTATACGAAATAGAGGATTATTACAGAGTTTGTGCAGAAGAAGGCGCAAACGATTATCAAATAGAAGAAAGTAAAAAAGCCTCTGCAAATATGAATGCTGTCATTGGTGACCCTGATAGAATTAAAGCAGTGGCAGAAGATTTTGTAAAACATTATGAAACGAGAATTGAAGAAGGTGCTACTTTAAAAGGGAAGGCTTTATTTGTTTGTAGTTCTAGACCCATAGCATTTAATTTATATCAAGAAATTATTGCTTTACGTCCAGAATGGACAGCATTAAAAGCATTTGAAGAAGGCTCAGAGTTGTCAGAAAAAGAAAAGAAGGAAATCAAACCCATGGAGCGCATCAAAATGATCATGACACGTGGTAAAGATGATCCAAAAGAGATGTACCACTTATTAGGAACAAAAGACGACAGAAAAGAGCTAGATCGACAGTTTAAAAATGAAAAATCTAACTTTAAAATTGCTATTGTAGTAGATATGTGGTTAACAGGTTTTGATGTTCCTTTTTTAGATACCATGTATATAGATAAGCCAATTCAGCAACATAATTTAATACAGACTATTTCTAGAGTCAATAGAAAATATAAAACTAAAGAAAAAGGCTTGGTCGTAGATTATATTGGTTTTAAAAAGCAAATGAATTTGGCTCTAAAACAATATTCTGCTTTAGATGGTCAGAACTTTGAAGATATAGAAACGTCTATTGTTGTTGTAAAAGATCAATTAGATTTATTAGCAAAACTGTTTCATCGATTTGATGCTTCGGATTACTTTTCTGGAATAGGCATCAAACAATTAGAATGTTTAAATAAAGGAGCCGAATTTGTTCAGCTTACCAAGAATTTAGAAACACGTTTTATGAATATTGTAAAGCGTTTAAAAGCTGCCTACGATATTTGTTGTGGAGCTAATGAGTTTACAGAACTTCAAAAAGATCATATTCATTTTTATGTAGCAATTCGTTCTATAGTGTTTAAGTTAACAAAAGGAAATGCGCCCGATACTGCGCAAATGAATGCTAAAGTTAGAGAATTGATAAAAGAAGCTTTACAAAGTGATGGAGTTGAGGAAATTTTTAAGTTAGGTGAAGATAATCAGAGCGAAATAGATATTTTTGATGAAGCATATTTAGCCAAAATTGAAAAAATAAAACTACCAAATACCAAAATAAAGCTATTACAGCAGTTGCTTTTAAAGGCTATCGATGAATTAAAGAAAACAAATAAAGTTCAAGGAATAGATTTTTCTAAAAAGTTTAAAAGTATCGTTGATAAATACAATGAGCGTAAAGACGATGATATTTTACAAAGTAGAGTTTTGGAAGATTTCACAGATGAAATTATTGACTTATACCAAGAATTAAGAAAAGAGAAAAGTTCTTTTCAAGATATGGGAATTGATTTTGAAGAAAAAGCATTCTATGATATTCTGAAAGCTATTGCTCATAAATATGATTTTGATTATCCTGAGGATAAATTAATTCACTTGGCTAAAGAAGTCAAGAAAGTAGTGGATGATAAAGCTAAATACACAGATTGGAATCATCGTGATGATATAAAAGCAGAATTAAAAGTAGATTTAATAATTCTATTAGCAGAAAATGGATATCCGCCCATTACCAAAGATGAAGTTTATAAAGAGATTTTTGAACAAGCAGAGAATTTTAAGAATCATAGATAA
- a CDS encoding Fic family protein, translating into MSETNRIEYKLELTKDLHLEKEVVAFLNYKEGGVVYIGIDKHGVAQGVSDLDANMLKIKDKLKTNILPSCLGLFDVAMVVVDHKNIIKVTVASGSEKPYYLKKYGMSEKGCYFRSGTTSEPMSQKMIDELYAKRTRNSIGKIKATYQELAFEQLKIYYQAKGITLNRQFAKNLELLTETGGYNYVAYLMADTNNTSLKVAKYKGLTRAQLIENADYGYESLIKAVKQTLDKIDIENKASTTITAKERDELRPWSPIALREAILNAFVHNDYTTEVPPKIEIFDDRIEITSTGGLPNGLSKEEFFEGYSVPRNKEIMRIFKDLGLVEQLGSGVPRILENYSKDCFKFSDNFLRMTLPNAHYQKVLVTEQVTEQVTEQVTEQVTEQVEQLIKIIKNEHSSTELMSLVGLKHRPTFLYNYLQPAIESGLVALTIPDKPKSSKQKYRLTQKGKTVKKQ; encoded by the coding sequence ATGTCTGAAACAAACCGAATAGAGTATAAATTAGAACTGACAAAAGACCTTCATTTAGAAAAGGAGGTTGTTGCGTTTTTAAATTACAAAGAAGGTGGTGTCGTTTATATCGGCATAGATAAACATGGTGTGGCACAGGGAGTTTCTGATTTAGATGCTAACATGCTAAAAATTAAAGATAAGCTAAAAACAAACATTTTACCATCTTGTTTAGGTTTGTTTGATGTTGCTATGGTAGTAGTAGATCATAAGAATATTATTAAGGTTACTGTTGCCAGCGGTTCCGAAAAGCCATACTACTTAAAAAAGTACGGGATGTCAGAAAAAGGATGCTACTTTCGTTCAGGAACTACATCAGAGCCGATGTCTCAAAAAATGATAGATGAATTATATGCAAAACGGACACGTAATTCTATTGGAAAAATTAAAGCAACATATCAAGAATTAGCTTTTGAGCAACTTAAAATTTATTATCAGGCTAAAGGCATCACTTTAAACAGGCAGTTTGCTAAAAATTTAGAGTTATTAACAGAAACTGGAGGTTATAATTATGTTGCTTATTTAATGGCAGATACGAATAATACTTCTTTGAAAGTAGCAAAATATAAAGGACTTACAAGAGCGCAGTTAATAGAAAACGCAGATTATGGATATGAATCCTTAATAAAGGCAGTAAAACAAACATTAGATAAAATTGACATAGAAAATAAAGCAAGTACTACAATTACAGCTAAAGAGCGTGATGAATTACGTCCTTGGTCGCCTATTGCTTTACGTGAAGCTATTTTAAATGCGTTTGTACATAATGATTATACCACAGAAGTACCTCCAAAAATTGAAATTTTTGATGATAGAATTGAAATAACATCCACAGGTGGTTTGCCAAACGGATTAAGCAAAGAAGAATTTTTTGAAGGCTATTCTGTGCCAAGAAATAAAGAAATTATGCGAATTTTTAAAGATCTTGGTTTGGTAGAACAATTAGGTTCAGGTGTACCGCGTATTTTAGAAAACTATAGTAAAGATTGTTTTAAGTTTTCTGATAATTTTTTACGAATGACTTTACCTAATGCTCATTACCAAAAAGTCCTAGTTACCGAACAAGTTACCGAACAAGTTACCGAACAAGTCACCGAACAAGTCACCGAACAAGTTGAGCAACTTATTAAAATTATAAAAAATGAACATAGTAGCACAGAGTTAATGAGTTTAGTTGGTCTAAAACATAGACCTACATTTTTATATAATTATTTGCAACCAGCAATAGAAAGTGGTTTAGTGGCGTTAACAATTCCGGATAAACCGAAGAGCTCAAAACAAAAATACCGATTAACTCAAAAAGGCAAAACCGTAAAAAAACAATGA